The genomic region acatcgacgtcgagtcctaaatgttttataacattcggtgctcggtcgtggataggacctccatggtgatcctaagagtcgattcttttgactatcgactgtctcttgagactaaggcagattttgggtgactttggtttctttctcacggtcatccgtaacagggggccaagtagattttttcgggtcatttcatgtcgtgcttagatcggaaggagtcgagttgaaggaaatattcagcctttatcgggtactcgatatttctcagggccactcgaggagtcagaatcgaaatgcatggccatgctcgaatacgaattcgttttatcagttaagttactctctagtcggggaaaccactcttgatacagatcgaatgtaaaatacgacctttgcggatccggatctgcaaattgttttacattgagtgggagaaatttttaaatgaatatgagaatcggttatcgcacatacacttgtacggacaagtgggagtttgttgagctggtgtcctccagttcgtgcggataacgttattacacatacacttgtacggacaagtgggagcttgttggggctggtgtcctctacagttagtgcaataacatttaaatctctaaaaggatcaaagggtatacttttgttttattatcagttggtccacgtttatcaataacggttggcttgctagataagtttgacgttattgtcatacagatggcggtgatcaactggtccctaaaagtcacacctataggatacgtttgagagatgtgacggtatgaaaatacagtcatgttgatgccaaagttgactaagcagttagtcggagtcattgactaataattagtcaaacgcgatgttgagataattatttaatacggattaaataataatggctaaggcttAATTaaagttaattcgtaaattaaatataaacgattatatttaattgatgtatattgaattaattatacaatattgtctttgtcggacatgtattaatatttcaactaatccgtattattagttgatgttttaataaccgataaccgatgacgatttataataaaagcgtgtcatatacatttagcatttttcgagccggaccgcgaggtaaaattaagaggaagtggaagcccacttccccatgtaggctcacggttggccgagcaACAAAAGAGAGGcactctctcttttgtaacctaatcatcattcatttgaaacaaaactagggttttgaagagcaattttctctgaaaaactcagatctcacatctaaaactcacaacaattctctcaatattgcaaggcaattagagaatacattctagcacaagggcatagtctcagacggtcttgggtgcaacaattaggaggaaatctacgttgatttctattcattttgccgaattgcactaggacccgaggttgattctttacctttgtcgtttttattgtattttcgtttatgaccataaatcacatgttaattttgcgttatagtcctaatttttaagggtattatacggatattaccccacacttagttctccaaatacacaatgtagaataaataattattccacatatgtatttagagaacattaaaggaatcgtcaccaaactctttcgtcattaataaatcacaagtacgtgtttactacctaagtgacttgaaatgtacaaagacagtcccagaACAGGGACTATTCAAGAAATGCTCCTAATGAGAAATTCTTGAACggcactactacaaatttaggcaactacaacgcccctttaacaacgattattcacgaaaatcacaatagacgttgtagaatgtatggcgcgaattttactaaaatcaattacaacgggtatagttataaaaaccgttgttattatttttaacaacgggtcacacatgcggaaccgttgttaataatttggcgcaaaattggcgcaaagttagtgaaaagtaatcacaacggttacttttgaaacccgttgttaaaacatatttgacaacgggtgttttttacaaccgttgttaaaacatatttcacaacggttgttgtttaataaccgttgtcaataccttccatactataaaccacacaaacagaagtctgctgcagccacaaaacacaacccttaatacacaaacacaaacacagcagacaaacaaacacaaaacacatacacactctctttctctctttctctatttctctctttctcatcgtcgctttatcttctcgccgtcattgtgatttcatcgtctattacgttctgtatttatcaggtaaatctcgccgtcacatttgtcatcgtcattattttctttttctatttatttcttttgcatatatgtgtttttatcgaccattatgttatttgtttaagtattgttcgcataattagttactaaaacaatgaagaagcaagatgaagaagtaagataaacataattaatatatatatatatatatatatatttataaatacataaattaaaaaaaaattacatatgtaaaaatgcaattcttatattttcatggaggatcttattgtgctctatcgtatccatcctctcctccttggctatttggaggttccgtttagcagttgctatatcgtcatatagccgcaatcgccgctccgtcaagccatcttctttggcgtgcttcggtgcggatcgagcatccgcaaggtagctcctgaaactttcctcaacatggaggaaccggcggatgaagttgttgttgttctcgatcatggtaagagtctttaggatgaaatcattcattttcttagagtttttgagtttgatttgaaagattaagtagagtttgttttaacagttagagtttggagatgaatatatgagataatggaaatgttagttgagatatgcaatgtatttatactaagcaatgtgtgggttgagttaattgctttttaattaatatatatgttaggaagttgtgccataatcatcatcatctctctcaataatgttgcttcaaatcctattactaacccttctcattccatattatccgttcatatgtacaaagtgaatgtcggtaataatgcatgcattggaattctaacaggccgtaattatgcatgcatctagtaatatttaatttattttttttttattttttaagaacaaacaacaacggttattttaaaacaacccgttgtctttagttataacaacggttttgtatattacaacccgttgttataactttccccccaaaattgagtcacactttccacaacgggtttttatacataaaaccgtggttaatagttttaacaacggtttccttaagtaaaccaaccgttgttaaaaccttctacaacggacgctttaacaacgtccgcttttttatataacaacggtttttgaccgttgttatagcctgtatctgtagtagtgcgggtactaggtcaacatcaaaacaaacaataatttgaacatcaacaataaaaacaatggCTATTAATGTTAAACCAATTTCTACCTTACAATTTATATTCTTCTAATTTCTAACTAGCATAACAATTTGTAAATGACATTTTAAACCGATTTCCAATATTTGACATTAGTTTATAATCATATTTAACTTACATTTTAAACAaatttctaacttacaatttatattctactaatttctaacttatatttttaaccaatttacaacattttactaatatattaacttttataactaacataacaatttctaacttacattttaaaacaatttctaacttacaatttatattctactagtatactactaatttctaacttatatttttaaccaatttacaacatttttgaccaatttccaacattttactaatatattaacttttataactaacataacaatttataaactattaatatactactaatttctaacaaacataacaatttctaacttacatttTTAACCAATTTCCAACATTTTTAACCAATTTCTAATATTCTACTAAAATATTAACtttaacaatatcaacaacaataatacacACAACATCAACTATAACAACATAAACAATAACTacatcaacaacaataatggCTACTATCCTAGAGTcattaacataatttaaataataattagtaATTTAAAAAGATAATTAGTAAGAAAAGATTACCTAATTAACTAAAACTGAAAATGGTGATGGTTGATTGCGGCGGCAAGAAGGTGGCAGCGGTTGGAAGGTGGCTGCGGGAGGAGGGTGGCGGCGGCGACGATCTTGACAGGTGGCGGTGGCTGGTGGGGTGAACAATGGTGGTGGTCGATATTTTGGGGTAAATAATTGGAGAaattgaattgggggaaatgagaaAGATAAAGGGGTCGCGGCTttggtttttcagaaaaaggaaaCTTGTGACGGAATAGCCGTCACAAAATCCGTCTCAATCCCGTGTTTTTTGGTTTtctgtgacggaatatccgtcacaagtttccctttgtgacggaatatccgtcacataaATACTTTTTAAGATTCCTTCTGCGAGAAGTGACGTGTGTCAGCAAAAgtaaatttgtgacggaatatccgttgaAAATCACTGTTTTGgtaacggaatatccgtcacaagtttactttttttttgtgacggagtATCCGTCACATAAGATTGACTTGTGACGGAATATCCATTGCAAATCACTGTTTTTGTGACGGACGATCCGTCACAAGTTCCTCTTTTGTGACGGGTAATCCGTCATAGCCTTTGGCGCCCTTGTTTTTGTTAACCTGCCAAATTAATGCGACGGATAGTCCGTCATAAGTTCCTGTCTGTCACAAGCCCGTCACAAGTCCGTCACAAACCCGTGTTTTGTGACGGGATTTTTATCCGTCCCTACAGTTCCGTCACTATCCCGTGTTATCGTTGTAGTGGAGGGTGGTGGAGAAAGATTATGCTCTGATTTTTCCTCTTGGGTACTTTTCTTCTGACCGGATTGGCTGCCCTTGGACTTAATCAGATCCTTGAGATATCCAGCCTTAAATAGGTAGGCTACCTCCTTCTTGAGAGTAAAGCAGTCCTCTGTCGTGTGTCCTACATCCATATGGAACTCACCCACTTGGTCTGGTCTCTCCATGGATTTGGGTTGTCCACCTTTCTGGGCCATCTGACTACtagtcccatgttgtcaagtcgctTGATCAGGCCTGCAATATCAACACAGAAGTTATGTTCAGAAATAGGTGGATGTATTTTAGTCTTACCTTGTTGTTCCTGTGTTAGGTTGACTTCTGAATAATCAGGCTTGGTATATGGACCACTCATGTAGTTGTTGCTTATGCCGCTACTTTTTCTGTTTGGTTTATCATAGTCTTTTAGATTGCAGGATCCTCCAAGCATGTAACTTTTGTCTTCTTCTAGCCTGATATAAGCAAGCGTTTTGGTCTGAACATCCATaaaggtatggcagggatacttgGAGAGTTCTCCATACAGATCACTATGGGGTAATACTCCCTGCTTGAATGCCTCTACTACTGTCCCAACGTCACATCTAGGGATGTACACATTCTCTTTATTTAATCTGTTCAGGACAGCTCTGAGGGACTCATCCGACTTCTGAGTAATCCTGTATAGGTCACTGGAACACTTCTCCAATtccctgctgcttgcaaactATTGGTTGAAGGTATTGATCAGGTCAGCAAAGGATTTAATACTTCCATTGGGCAGGTTAATATACTACTGCAGCGCAGGACCAGttagggttgttccaaatcctttgcacatgcagaccTGCCTATACCCACTTGGAATCGATGCAGCCAACATCTTTTGCTTGTAGAAGgccacatgattttgtggataTGAGGTCCCATCATAAGTCCTCATGGATGGTACCACAAATTTCTTGGGAAGATCCAcctttgctatttcatccacaaaagGTGAATCAGCATAACTGTCAGGTGCATCCTCCTCCATGGTGATGGGCACTCCAGATATCTTTTCAAATTTTTCAtggagtttcttgatctcctggacTACCGCCATCATGATTGCTGCTCATGTCTCATCAGGCTTCTCTTCATCATCTTTGGAGGTTTCTTCGTCTCCTATGTTGATCACTTTCTTGGCGCTAGGGCTCCCAaagtttgaaaaatcaaaatgctttaTGATTGATGAGAACAGAGTTCCTAGCTGAATCATGGAGCCTGATCCCTGAGTTTTTTACAACTTCTGTTTCAGGGCCGACTCAGACTCTTTTAGCTGTAAGATTTCAGCCTCACTCTGAGCCATCTTTTCTTTCAGACTCTCCATTTCTACCAACCGTTGTAGGGGAGCGTTCAGTTGTTCTTCTACAGTGGGTTGTGCCATTTTTTGTTAACTTTTTGTGAGAGGGAAAAAagattttttttgtgaaaaagaaaaatatatttaaTGAGCTAGTTGCCCCACGGtaggcgccaattgttttgggtGGATTCTGCGCAAGGctaaatcaggtcagggtaaatTAATTGCAGAGTTAACTAGCTCAACTATCTAGACTATGATTGCAGGACAGGATACTGTATGcgcaaagaaaagaaaataaagtaAAGGGTGACAACaaaatttgtacgtggaaaaccattaaatggaaaaaaaccacgggcaccaagccaggagaggatttcactaagtATTATGGAGAATTGTTGTATAATTGATACAATATGAGGAATTTTGCTTAAGTGTTGTAATGTATTCTATTGTAGCGTAATGGAATGTGTCTTGGAATGATATTGACTCCCCTTTATATAGTAGTCTTCATTAAGCTGCATAATCTCCTCAATTAAGGCGTAATATTCCCTCTTAATGACGCCATTAATTGTGCCTTCAATGCTCTTCAATACCCGGATTAATGCTTGATGATATGATATAATCTTCCCCTTAATTGCTCTCTTAATTGGTGTAATAATGCTGAAATATTCTCCTTAATTATCCTTGATTTGGTCGAATAATATTTTCTCGTTTGACCATTGCCCTCTCCTGCTTGGTGCATATCCTGAGCTGCCCTGACACTTCCGTCATGATTGTCAGGTCAGGGTTGAACTTGATTTTGGAAACGGTAAatgatgagtagtattttagtcATATTTTACCTCGCATTTATagcttattccgactcgattttacGTACTTAAATGtttaaatagctcatttaattaataatttataataattagtcgtattagttaGATTCAACAATTAGTCGgtttttagtgtaatattagtattattattttattaattataatttgtATGTGAAGCGGAATAATAAAGCGAAGATTTGAGTTTGAGTCGataataaaagacgaaaggaTAAGCAAGACGAGTTGAGACAGAGTCAACTTGAAgaaaatgaaatagaacaacacaAAGGAAGTCAAAGTTTGACAAGTAATTTTGCCAAAACAATGACCCCTGCTTCTCCACTTTCCTCGTCAATGCTAATTGACCAAATTTTCATTTAATTTCCAACTTCCATAATTCACATTCTCATCACCATTACCAAAGCTTGACCATTACGACCATAGCCCCACTCCGACTTCGACATCACCCACAACCGTTGCTACCCTCACGCACCACCTGATTCAACAACCCGAATCGGAGCTCCTCAATTCGCACCACCATCCAACAAATGCAGCACCACCTCGCCACCTACAGCAGCTCCAACGATGGCACCGTTCTCGTTCGTCATTCACCAGTGACACAGCTCAATTTCGACAAGAATCGACCACCGTACTCCCCTGCATCTTCGCTGAAGCACCCTGAGCCGACCACCAGGCCGCCGGTCAATCGGCTGGGTGACCGCATCCATCCTCCTTGAGAAAGAAAAAAATGCCCTGATCGGACCACACGGCTGTCGTCCCACCAACCGGCTTTGAAACATCAATTTCGTCCATTTTCTTGAGTTGTCTTGGCGCCGTTCAAGCCTCCGGTCGTCGGTCTGCCGGCCGTTGTAGTTTTTGTATTACAAAGATTACAAGTATGTAAATAATACGAACAAAGGCActaaaacagaaatgaaaataaTATAAGACGGTTTATTACACCCAATCGAATGTATTGAACACACTTTCTTTATAGTATTTCGACCCTATTGCCTTTGGGTTACACGAAATCTAATAGCAGTAATGCGAGCTACGGGAGCATAGGTATCGAAATAGTCAATCCCTTCCTTTTGTCTAAAACCTTGGATTACCAACCTAGCTTTAAACTTGTCGTTAAAACCATCAACTTTCATCTTCTTTTTGAAGATCCACTTGCAACCTAATGGTTTACAACCATGAGGTAAATCCGCAAGCACCCAAGTGTTATTGCCCATTATGGAATCCATCTCATCATTCACCGCCTCTTTCCAAAAAGAAGAGTCATGAGACCTCATTGCCTCATCAAATGTCTTAGGGTCCTCATCAATGTGAAAACAATATGGATTATAGTTTTTACATCCATCTCTTGAACCTTCAACCAAATAGGTATGAAAATCGGGACCAAAGGATTTAGCAATCCTTTTTCTCTTACTCCGACGAATTTCAGGTGTTGCTTCTTGATTTATGACATTGTCACTTCCCTCAATAGCTCCACTAGAACTAGGTACTAGATCCCTTAGATTCGTCATTGATGAGAAACGACTCTCATCAAATATCGCATCCCTTGACTCAATTATGGTGTGAACCAAAACAGAATCATTAGGTCAATTACATAGAACCTATAAGCCTTTGAATGCGCAGCATATCCAATGAATATGCAATCAATGCCCCTTTCCCCCCAAGTTTTTAATCTTGGGATCGGGTAGTCTTATAACAGCCTGACAACCCCAAACTCGAAGGTAATTAAAGCTTggtttctttttgtaccaaagtTTATATGAAGTGTCTTTATTACTTTTGTTAGAATCCTATTTAATAAATAGCAAGCCGTCAACATGGCTTCACCCCAAAATTCGTCACTCAAACCCGAGTAAGACAACATGGAATTAACCATTTCTTTTAGGATTCTATTTTTCCTTTCCGCTACACCATTTGATTGTGGTGTATAGGGAGGAGTTACTTCATGAATGATACCACTTGACTCAAAATACAATGGGTCATAATATTCACCACCTCTAACGGAACGCAACCATTTAATCAAAACCGATTGTTGCAATTCCACTTCATTTCTAAAGACCTCAAAATTATCAATTGCCTCATCTTTAGTGTGAAGTAAATATATGTAACAAAACCAACTATAGTCATCAATGAAAGTCACTACATATTTTTTAGCACCTAAAGACGGATAATTGCGAAAATCACATAAATCACTATGTATAAGTTCAAGCACATGTGAGATCCTAGACACACTACCAAATGATTGCCTTGTGATTTTTGTCAACATACAAGTATTACACTTATTAATGTTCATGTTAAATGATGGAATTAAACCATCTTTAGACATAGTTTCCAATCTTTTATAATGTACATGTCCTAGTCTCACATGCCAAAGATATGAAGTATCATTCATAGATGAAGCAATAAATATAGAACTTTCATTTGGAACAACATTCAACATAAACACGTCATTACAATAATAACCAAATCCAATAAATACACCATGTTTAGATAAAACATACTTATTAGATTCATACACTTGTTTATAACCAAGTTTACTTAAACAACTACCGGATATAAGATTCTTTCTAATTCCGGGTACATGTAATacattatttaattttacaacatttccggaacaaaattccaaCACCTCCATGCCACGACCAACAATAGGAGCGGTAGACTCGTTGATCATAAATATAATGGATCAATCCTTCACTAGTTCATAATCCTTGAACCAATGTCGATCCTTGCAAACATGATTGGTTGCACCCCGAGTCTATCCACCATGCCACTACATCATCCTACACATAAAATTCTTCAGAAATTAATGGTACATAATTCACAACCGAATTAAAACCAATGTCTAAAATCTAACCTTCATTAGTGGGTggaccttgttcattagacccTTGTCCTCCTTGGCTAGTACTTGcaccctttttctttttgtacttTCCAACCTTGCAATTTGCTTTCAAATGCTCGGTCTTTCCACAAATCCAACAAGCACCTTTCGGTATCTTGTTAGACTTGTCATTGGTGTTGTTAAAAGGGCGTTTCTTCCCCTTAAATTTGTTCTTGAAACCCTCTCCCTTTTCCATCATATTGACGGAAGAGGATCCCATAACATCATTACCTTTACCCTTGCCACTATCTTGCACCCTTAGAGATTCTTCTATGCGCAAATGGCTACCGTGTTGAACATGAGTCAACTCTTCCTTTTTATGTTTAAGCATATGCTTAAAATCCTTCCATGAAGGAGGCAACTTGTCTATGATATTAGACACCGAGATAGATTCAATCATCTCCATTTTATGTTGTGCAAATTGTCCCAAAACAAGGAGCAATTCACTGTATTGTTCCATTACCGGTCTAGAATCAACCATTTTATAATTCATGAAATTTCCAACTAGGAACTTCTTACTAGAAGCATCCTCATCCATATATTTAGACTCAAGTTGTTCCCATAAATCTTTAGAGGACTCAACATTTTGATAAATGTCAAAAAGAGAGTCGGACATACCATTCAAGATGTGACCACGACAAATGTAGTCATCATTCTCCCACTTGCTTCTCTTTCGTTGAATTTCCGCAAGAGTTTCATCCCCCAAAATCTCCGGCATAGGAGTACTCAACACATACACAACCTTTAAAGCGGTGAGAAGGAAGTGCATCTTCTTTTGCCAACGACGAAAATCGACACCCTCGAATTTCTCCAACTTTCCAAACTTGGTAGTCATGTCCTTGATTGAATCCATTTACAAATGCAGAAAATACTCTAAGAATGTTGTAGTTTTTGTATTACAAATATTAAAAGTATGTAAATAATACAAACAAAGGCActaaaacagaaatgaaaacaaTATAAGACGGTTTATTACACCCAATCGAATCGTGTTGAACACActttttttatagtatttcgacCCTATTGCCTTTGGGTTCCAAGAAATCTCTGAAGGATAAGACTATTCCTTTGTCTTAAGGCAAGAACAATGGACAATAAGAGAGTTTGGTTTCCGTTGTTTTGTCTATTGGTGAAAGAAACTTCACACCTCCTGACAAAAAAGTGGATAAGTATGTCAATTAGTTTGTTACCAACCAATAAAAGCCATTGACAACCGTAAATTATTATCCTTTCACGCGCGGAAAACAGAATAGTCACAAAAATCCTATCGGGGCCATGTAACCCCGATCGAGGACGTCGAACAATTCTTTAATTCTGCGAATTTCCTTCTCAATTTCCGCTATGTGAAATACTTTAACCCCGAGTATATAACCCCGATAGGGGACATAATATACTACGACCGCAATTTTAAGTAGTGTCCCTTATCCATTTTAACCATGAACTCGATAATTCCGATTATATGAGCGTACACTCCGTACTCCCCTACTCACATTATATCGATTCCAAGCTCAAACCAATTAGACATAAGAAACCCGAATACACTTAAATGTAATGTGATCAACATTACTAACACTGGCCCTTGGCCCCTGCTGCTACATATGAGGCGTATGAAGACAAGAAAGGGGAAATGACACTTGTGCCCTTCTGTTTTATGTGACTTTGGCTGTGCGTTTTATGGGAGGGGGAATGTCGTTTTATTTGACATTTCTTTTTGGACTATATAAGATTGAAATCCCTAATTGGCATGGGTGGATCACCACATATTAGAGAGAAAATTAATACAAAACTCTATTTTAGTTTATGTAATCCTTTAGTCTTTTTCTTAATTAAGTTTTAATCTTTTTTTAATTAATCTTTATTTACCCTCTACAATTGTTCAAGTTCTACAattttcaatagtttacatttagatTAGTGGGTTGCAATTTGAAGGAGGAATAGATTCATCCTTATTATTCCAATCCAAGTTTCCATCTTTAATGgttgttggtataattcttcttcttatttctctcCTTGTTCTTATTTGTTTACGTTTACTTTCCTTTaagtttggttttgattgtttgtgCTTGAATTTATCTATTTGTTGTTAGATT from Silene latifolia isolate original U9 population chromosome 3, ASM4854445v1, whole genome shotgun sequence harbors:
- the LOC141649643 gene encoding uncharacterized protein LOC141649643, whose product is MDSIKDMTTKFGKLEKFEGVDFRRWQKKMHFLLTALKVVYVLSTPMPEILGDETLAEIQRKRSKWENDDYICRGHILNGMSDSLFDIYQNVESSKDLWEQLESKYMDEDASSKKFLVGNFMNYKMVDSRPVMEQYSELLLVLGQFAQHKMEMIESISVSNIIDKLPPSWKDFKHMLKHKKEELTHVQHGSHLRIEESLRVQDSGKGKGNDVMGSSSVNMMEKGEGFKNKFKGKKRPFNNTNDKSNKIPKGACWICGKTEHLKANCKVGKYKKKKGASTSQGGQGSNEQGPPTNEG
- the LOC141649642 gene encoding uncharacterized protein LOC141649642 produces the protein MAVVQEIKKLHEKFEKISGVPITMEEDAPDSYADSPFVDEIAKVDLPKKFVVPSMRTYDGTSYPQNHVAFYKQKMLAASIPSGYRQFASSRELEKCSSDLYRITQKSDESLRAVLNRLNKENVYIPRCDVGTVVEAFKQGVLPHSDLYGELSKYPCHTFMDVQTKTLAYIRLEEDKSYMLGGSCNLKDYDKPNRKSSGISNNYMSGPYTKPDYSEVNLTQEQQGLIKRLDNMGLVVRWPRKVDNPNPWRDQTKWVSSIWM